The Vibrio tritonius genomic sequence TAACTATTGATTAGACCGGAGGATTTATGGTCGTACGCTCAACTATTATGGACACCAATAGCTTTCGCGCCGAACACGCCCAAGCTCTCGATTCACACACTCGCTCATTAACGGATAAACGCGCTAAATTACTTGGCGAATCCTACCGCCTCTTTTATCGTCGTCCCGTGCATTTGGTCAAAGGCCAAGGCCAATATTTGTGGGATGCCAACGGCGACAAATATCTCGATGTGTATAACAATGTCGCAAGTATTGGTCACTGCCACCCTGCAGTTATTGAAGCAGTTAACCACCAAATGCAACAACTCAATACCCACACTCGCTATCTGCATGAACGTATTTTGGATTACAGCGAAGAGATCCTGCGTACTATGCCATCGGCAGTCAATAAAGCGATGTACATGTGTACAGGATCTGAAGCCAACGATTTAGCCATTCGAATTGCGCAAGCCTATTCTGGCGGCACCGGAATTATCGTTACCCAAGAAGCCTATCACGGCACAAGTCAGCTCACCTCTGGCGCTTCACCTGCTTTGGGCTCTGGTCAACCGCTCGCTCCGACCACCCGGTTAGTGGCACCGCCGGATCATTATCGTTTAGCAGGCCAAGATGTCGGCTTATGGTTTGCCCAGCAGATCCAAGCACAGATTGATGATATGAAAGCCAACGGCATTCAGTTCGCGGGCTTTTTGGCCGACTCTATCTTCTCTTCCGATGGCGTATTGCCGGGTGAAGCAGGATTCTTACGAGCAGCGATTGATGTTGTCCATAAAAATGGCGGTATCTTCATTGCCGATGAAGTTCAACCTGGCTTTGCTCGTACCGGCGAAGCGTTTTGGGGCTTTGCTCGTCATGGTATTGTTCCAGATGTTGTGACTACAGGTAAACCTATGGGTAATGGCATTCCTATTTCTGGGCTGTTTGCTCAAGACCATGTATTAGCAGCTTTCAGCGATCAGATTCCGTATTTCAATACCTTTGGCGGTAACCCTGTAGCGATGGCTGCAGCGCAAGCCGTGCTCAATGTGATTCGTGAAGAGGATCTGCAACGACATAGTCTTGATATCGGTTTACAATTGAAAAAAGAGCTACAAACCCTGCAAGAGAAATACGAATGTGTTGGTGATGTTCGCGGTGCAGGTCTCTTTATCGGCTTTGAACTGGTGACAGATAAAGAGAGTAAAAATCCCAACAAAGCATTAGCTCTGGATTTGATTGAGCGTCTGCGTGATAAAAAAGTGCTAACCTCAGTGGCAGGTCCACACGGTAACGTATTGAAACTGCGTCCACCATTGGCATTCCAAGCCCAAGATATTGACTGGTTAGTAGGCGCATTGGATGAATCTCTGCACGAACTTACGCTATAAATCAGATATAAAAATGGCCACAACAAAGTGGCCATTTTTTCGAAAAAATACTATCCCAGTTGTTTTCAACCCGGCTTATTTCGCCGTTTGATCAAACGTAACACGTTTTGATTTTGATAACGCTTCGCTCATAAAGCTGGTTGGGTGATCTTTATCGCCTTCAATAAAGAACACTTCAAGGTTCTTACGTAATGCAACCGCTTTACCCACTTTAGGCCCCAAACACAGCATCGCTGTTGCCCAGGCATCGCTAATTTCCGGATCGTCACCAAACACAGAAGCAGACACCAATTCGTGCGTTACGGGCGCACCGGTACGAGGGTCAAGGATGTGGGAGTACTTTTTACCTTGAGCATCAAATGAGTGATGGTAAGTACCTGATGTATCGAGAGTCACGCCCTTTTCATTATTGATAGTCACAATACGATAAGCTTCAACGCCTTCATCGGCTGGAATAGGTCGCTCAATTGCAACACGCCATTTTTGACCTTTTGGTTTATGACCACGAATTTTCATATCACCACCAAATTCCACTAAATAGTTGGTGATACCGTCAGATTCAAGAATACTGCTCAATTTACCTATGGTGTAGCCCTCGCCCATTGACGAGAAATCTAACTGCACATGCGGCATGGTTTTACGAATGCGCATAGTGCGGGTATCAATTTGAATCTTATCTAAACCCAGCTCTTTTTTTACTGCCGCGATCTTTTCTGCCGATGGCACTTCTAACGTTCCTTTTTGGAACCCCCACAGTTTAAATAACGGAGTAACGGTAGGATCGTAGCACCCTTGTGTATCACGGTTCACCATACGCGCAACTTGAATCAAATGGATAAAATCCTCTGAGGCAGATTGCCAATCCGTACTGGTGCTTTTATTAAATTCCGAAATGTACGAGTCGTCACGGTAAGTCGACAGCTCTTTGTCGATTTGGTTAAGTTTCTCTTTAAATTGCGCTTGGACGGTTTCGGTATCAACAGCTTTATCAGACCACCAGCTAATGTGGTAAGTTGTGCCCTGAGCATATCCTTCTACTTTCTGAATTTCTGGTGGTTGATTACAGCCCAGAAGAGTGCCACTCGCGATAGCTGCGACGAAAAGATTGCGGCGAAGTTTTGAGGTTACACCTTGTTTATTCATGGAGATAAAAGAACCCTGTTTTCGAATAACTTGTTCGAAAGGAAGTGTAGCACGTTGCCTATGTTAGACAGTATAACTAACCGTCAACGTAAGAAATCACCTATCGAAACGAATAAAAATTTTGCAGCAGAGTCTAACTGGAGATGAGGTAGATTGCGACCCCTAAATCACTCTAAACAGGGCTATTCGTGAATTTTTTTTATCAGAAATGCTATATAGAGCAATGAGATACAAGCTAATGAGCCTAGAGTCAATAGCAAAACACCCCCACCCTAAAGATCATTCAAGCCAGCAATAACGATTTTATCCTTGTGGCACAATGTATCTTGCCACAGAGTTATCGACTAAATCGCACGCCAAGCGTCTTTAATTGTGTTGAAGAAGATCTTGGTAACGCAAACTTGTCCTTCATTAAACGTATGTTTTTGTACTAATTCACTGGCTTCATTGACAGAAATGCTATGATTGGCAAAACCCAACTCAGGCGTGAGCACAAAGCACCGCCCATCAGCATCAATTAAACGGTCTTGTTCGGTATATCGCCACCCCAATAGAGGGACTAAGGTATCTTCATCAGCAACAGCAATCAGTTCATCGTCTCCAGATAGATGAATGACTGCCGGCCAGATAATCTTGTTAATGGTTTTCATGGGTTATAATTCACAACGGAAAAAATCAAAGGGTTCAGTATGCTTGGGATTGGCCTTCCAATATTGCCAACCGTGTTTTTGATAGTGGCGTATTGCACGAAGGTTCCTTTGAGCAACCGATAAGATAGCATAGCGACAGCCACAACTCTTTAACTGAGTTTTTAGAAATGCCTCCATCTCTGCAGCCACTTGGGTACTGCGATGCTCGGGGGCAATATACATAAGGTGGACATACCCAGTCTCTGGATAATCACTAAAGTCACGAAAATCGAGTTGGCCAACTAATGTGCAGCCTGATTCATCGCCTTCATCACTCCATACATGCCAGAAATGCCAGCGCTTATCCTGTTGTCGAGCAAGAATACGCTCGGGGTAGTTATGAAGGCTTTCTTCTACGCCTTGATAATGGCCGAAGCTGCAGAAATAAGAATCGCGGCGAAATTGAGTGCAATAGTGACTATCTTGGTCAACGTCGATGGGTTTGAAATAAAGTGCCATACATGGTCCTTTTCTGCTCTATCTGATTGGTATACCCACGAAATGTTAAGATGCTGTTTCAGCGAGAATGTACTCGCTCATAGGCAAGGCACCGCTTTGAATACACAGTTATTCTGTGTAACAAATCAGTCATTCTACGTAGAAAATTGGTAACGCAACAAAATAGCGAAAGCGATTATCAGCAAACAAACATCACAATGGGGGAGCCCATTCAATATCGAGTAAACGTGACATTTCTTGCCAAAAATCGTCACATAGTCCTTTACGATAAGCACATTGAAAAAACTGTGGGTGCTCGCCTCGATACATCGACAGCCGATCTTCATCTCGAGTAACGGTGCACATACGCAGATTCGCCAAGCGATCCGCGGCCTTAACAATGAGAGCCAATTTTTCTCGTCCTGCCACATGAGACATGCGCTCGTACGTTTTAGACTTGCGTTCTTGTCGAGTCGCTCCGGGCTTGTCGGTTAAGATCTCAACACAACTGGCAATAAAAGGGCCAAAGCGCTTGCGGACATCATCTAATGTGGCTGGTGTATCTTCTACCACGTCATGCAAATAAGCGACCGTTGTTGCATCAGTACCGAAAGGCAAACAGAGAATGGCGACCGCATTAAGGTGATTCACATAAGGGTCAGAACCATATTTTTGCCCACCATGAAATTGGACAGCAAAATCCCGCGCTTTACGATTCATGCTTTACCCCTCAGTAAGTTAGCTTATTTTAGACTACACCAATTACGGCAGCAGAGGCACTAAGTCATCTCCATAATGCTCATATTCAACACAAATCTGTGAACCTATCGTCTTAATTATGCGCATAAAACACAAAGGAAAACGGGATTAGCGATGCCTTACTTGAGGAAGTGGAAGTTCATTATAGAAAGATCAAGTAAAATGACGAGAATTAAAAAAGCACCGATAGGTGCTTTTACTATTTTTTTTCTTCTGGTTTCAAAGTGTTAACCGTACCTTCAGCTTGAGCGCGTTCGTAAGCCTGCTTGAGCTTGCGCATAGCCTCGACTTTCCGCTCTTTGGTTTTGCTGTCTGTACTCTGCTGTCTTGATTGCATAATCAAGCCCCTCGTCACCTAAACCAGTGTTTACGCTGTAGTTTAATTCAACAGCATACTTTTTGGCAAGACGATCATAGAAGTGCTTGAGTCTGAGGTTTTCTGCCGAGACAAAATAGACTTGGGCGCCAGTCAATGAACGGTGAAACTCGATTAAGCGACATAACCCTATACCTAAGCGAGCCAATTTATCCAATCCCATAAAACTATACCCGGCGGCAGGAGGAGCATAAAACTGTCCACTTTCAAAATTTTCTACCCGATCAAATTTAATGTCATAACTTTGCTCCGGGATCTTAAAGCCGACCTGTGATTCACGATTTCGTAGATACATAACATCATCACAAATCACTGGCGTAAAGATCATAAAAAATCGGTGGTCATCAACAGAGAAATCAATACGCTGCGAGTAGATCTCTCCGCATGGAAACTGTTCAAATTCCCAACGTTTGATAGTTGGCATGCTCATCCTATCCCCATCAGAACGGCTAGATCCTGTCGCGTAATGCCACCACCAACAGTCAATCCTGTTTTACTCCTTATATCGACCTGCTGATAGAGATAAGCCTTCGCTGCAAGCTTATACATGGCCTACCGTTCATCTATTTATAGAGAATTATTCAACTAGAGCAACAGGTTAACATGCAACTGTATAAATATACAGTATTTATTTAAATTTTGTTTCTGGCCCATTTATCCGTCTGATTTACTGACATTTTCTGAGTGTTTAAAGCATGACTCTGCTAGGCATCAAAACATGATAATTCTGTTAATTTGATCTACTGATACTCGCTTTTTAAGCCAGTGCACTTTTGTTAATGGCTGGCTTTTTAAGGTTCAACCCATCTTAGAGAAGATACTAAATTGTGAATCCTCTGTATGCATCAGCGACAGAGTCATTGGGTGAGCCTTGTGCTCCCGCTATCAGCCTATATTTGGACATCTCTATGAAACCATTAAAACGACAATACCCATTCATTGCGTTGGGGTTCATGATTGCCAGCAGCTCAGTACTTGCTGACGTCACCCTATCTCAATCAGGTGATAAGATCACCATGAGTAATGATCAACTTTCAATAACCATTAACACCACAGGTGCAAATGTCACGGATATTCACCCCGCAGGAGGCATTAACTTAGTTGAAAACCTCTCTGCCCTGCACGCAGATCCCGCTAACGTAAAAACCTTTTATTTGGATTACCATACGGGCGTGAGCGGCGGTGGTAAAAGCTTTGTTCCCACAGACTATCAAGTAGTGAGCCAATCAAACTCTCAAGTGCACATCATGTTTACTGGTGCCGATGATGCCTATTTAGAGCTTGAGTATCACTTTATTTTGCGTGACGGTATGTCAGGTATCTACAGTTATGTGGTGGCTAAAAATCCCCATGACACCACACAACGTGTTGCTGAACTGCGCACCGTATATCGCTTTGATGCGCGAGTGATGGATACGGTATTTAACGGCAAGCACTCCGCCACTCCCCTACTTTATGCCCAACTCGATGAGCTGACCAAAATTCAAGACGAAACGTGGCAGCTTAATGACGGTACCTATTACAGCAAATACGATTTAGCCAATTACACTCGTGAAGCGCCTTTTTGGGGCGTCTACGGCGGTGGATATGGCGCTTGGATGATTCCAGCGAGTCACGATTACTACCCCGGCGACCCGCAAATGCAAGAATTGATTGTCCATCAAGATGGTATTGCACTGAACTACTTAACGGGCGCGCACTTGGGCAGCCCTGATATGCAAGCCCCTTCCGGCTGGGAAAAGCTTTATGGGCCTTGGTTGGTTTACATCAATCAAGGAACGGTTTCTCAAATGCGAAAAGATGCGGCACGCCAAACCCAGCGCGAACGTCAACAGTGGCCCTATCGCTGGATGAATGATGATCGTTACCCACTCGAACGTAGCTCCCTTTCTGGTTCAATCAAGTCAAAATACCCTGTTGAATTAGTGCTTACTTCTGCCACGGGAGAAGACTTTGATACCGAAACTCTAGGCTATTCCTACTCAGTAAAACCCGATAAAAAGGGGCGCTTCACACTAAAACATATTCGCCCAGGCGACTATCAGCTCACCGCTTACCCAATCTCTGGACCACAAACCGGAGCTGTGATTAAAAAAGCATTGACCATCTCAGGCAAACATCAAACCATCAAGCTTGTCGCAGCGCGATGGAAACGGCACGTACTCTGGCAAATTGGACAATCGAACCGTCGTGCAGACGAATTTGCCCTTGCTCATGAAGATCGCAACTACCGTTGGAAAGAACAAGTTCCTGAAAATCTCACCTATACCATTGGGAAAAGCCGCGCTCACCGAGATTGGTATTACGCGCAAACTCAAGTCGGCGGCAGTTGGAATGTCGACTTCAAACTTCGCCACGCTCGCTCGGCACGGTTAGATGTGGCATTTGCGGCCGCCAGCAACAGTGGCATGACGGATCCAACCACTCCCACAGTGGATGTGTTAGTCAATGGTAAGAGTGTGACCACACTCGCTTACGAAAATGATAAAGCCATCTACCGCAGCGCATTGCAAAGTGGACGTTATCACCGCGCATCCATAACCATTCCGGCCAATCTGTTGAAAAGAGGGAAAAACCAAATCAGCTTTAAACTTGAAGGGGGCGCTGTCATGTACGATACCATTGTGTTATCCCAAGGGAGATAGCGGTATACATTTCAAGTTCTACAACAAAAATGCAGGCCTCATAGGGCCTGCATTTTTTCTTGGTGTTCATTCGCATCGCCTTGCATCAACTACCAATAAAAAACATCTTGATAAAAATCAGTGCAATAAACGCTGTTGGTAAGGTTAAGAACGTCAAGCCTGCCACTTCATTAACGGGGCCGTTAAAACGTGTAGCAAAAATATAGTTCAACACCGCCACGGGCATAGAACAAGCAATCAACAAATTGCTCATGTGCAATGGAGATAAACCCAACAAGGTTGCGGCGCCGAATGCCATGGCAAAACCAAGAGCCGGACGATATAACGCCAACAGAGAGAGCCTTCCCCAGTGTGCTTCATGCACTTTCATGTGTGCCAAAGAACGACCTAACATCAACAACATAATTGGCACAGTAATACTGCCCAGCATATCAAATATGCGCACCACAAACTCTGGAACTGGGATACCTAAACCAAGAATAATCGCACCGATAATCAGCGCAATGACGGGGGGATTTGCCAACAACCGACGCGGGTTAAAAGTGCCCGACATCATACCAATGCCTAAGGTAAAATGGCTGATTTCAATAATCGACGAAATGATCACTGCGCCAGCAAGCCCATCACTTCCTAGCAAGGCATACGCGATAGGAATACCCAAATTACCTGTATTAGGATTGACCAAAATAGGCAAATAATAGCGTCGATCCAATTTCATGATTTTAAGTACGATTAATGTGACTAGCACCATCGCAGCCAATGCTAAAACCGATGCAAGTACCAGTTTGCCCATCCCAAGAAAATCGATGTGAGTTCCGAGCATTGAGTGCAACAACAACGTTGGCATACCAACATTAAGCACTAATTTAGGCAAATTGGGGTCGTCAAGATAGGCGGTACGTTTGCTGAGGAAAGCCCCAACCAACGCAATGACCATCACCGGCAAAATCGCCGATATAAATGCGGCAAACATGAAATACCTTTTACTATTGATGCGCCAGCTTATCAAAAATAAGTGAACCAAGATGGTTGCTGAGCATAAAGAAAGAAATTAACGTCTTAATCTACCGTTCTTTTTCATCAATACCAATAGAATTTTACGTCATTTTTAACGATTAAGTTTCATTTGAATCCCACCATAAGATAGTACCAATAATCACCGTCACAACCATTACAAATATCGATAGATCATCGAACGCAATATTGGTCATTGA encodes the following:
- a CDS encoding aspartate aminotransferase family protein — its product is MVVRSTIMDTNSFRAEHAQALDSHTRSLTDKRAKLLGESYRLFYRRPVHLVKGQGQYLWDANGDKYLDVYNNVASIGHCHPAVIEAVNHQMQQLNTHTRYLHERILDYSEEILRTMPSAVNKAMYMCTGSEANDLAIRIAQAYSGGTGIIVTQEAYHGTSQLTSGASPALGSGQPLAPTTRLVAPPDHYRLAGQDVGLWFAQQIQAQIDDMKANGIQFAGFLADSIFSSDGVLPGEAGFLRAAIDVVHKNGGIFIADEVQPGFARTGEAFWGFARHGIVPDVVTTGKPMGNGIPISGLFAQDHVLAAFSDQIPYFNTFGGNPVAMAAAQAVLNVIREEDLQRHSLDIGLQLKKELQTLQEKYECVGDVRGAGLFIGFELVTDKESKNPNKALALDLIERLRDKKVLTSVAGPHGNVLKLRPPLAFQAQDIDWLVGALDESLHELTL
- a CDS encoding FAD:protein FMN transferase — protein: MNKQGVTSKLRRNLFVAAIASGTLLGCNQPPEIQKVEGYAQGTTYHISWWSDKAVDTETVQAQFKEKLNQIDKELSTYRDDSYISEFNKSTSTDWQSASEDFIHLIQVARMVNRDTQGCYDPTVTPLFKLWGFQKGTLEVPSAEKIAAVKKELGLDKIQIDTRTMRIRKTMPHVQLDFSSMGEGYTIGKLSSILESDGITNYLVEFGGDMKIRGHKPKGQKWRVAIERPIPADEGVEAYRIVTINNEKGVTLDTSGTYHHSFDAQGKKYSHILDPRTGAPVTHELVSASVFGDDPEISDAWATAMLCLGPKVGKAVALRKNLEVFFIEGDKDHPTSFMSEALSKSKRVTFDQTAK
- a CDS encoding DUF4144 family protein; protein product: MKTINKIIWPAVIHLSGDDELIAVADEDTLVPLLGWRYTEQDRLIDADGRCFVLTPELGFANHSISVNEASELVQKHTFNEGQVCVTKIFFNTIKDAWRAI
- a CDS encoding GNAT family N-acetyltransferase codes for the protein MALYFKPIDVDQDSHYCTQFRRDSYFCSFGHYQGVEESLHNYPERILARQQDKRWHFWHVWSDEGDESGCTLVGQLDFRDFSDYPETGYVHLMYIAPEHRSTQVAAEMEAFLKTQLKSCGCRYAILSVAQRNLRAIRHYQKHGWQYWKANPKHTEPFDFFRCEL
- a CDS encoding HD domain-containing protein, coding for MNRKARDFAVQFHGGQKYGSDPYVNHLNAVAILCLPFGTDATTVAYLHDVVEDTPATLDDVRKRFGPFIASCVEILTDKPGATRQERKSKTYERMSHVAGREKLALIVKAADRLANLRMCTVTRDEDRLSMYRGEHPQFFQCAYRKGLCDDFWQEMSRLLDIEWAPPL
- a CDS encoding polysaccharide lyase family protein — protein: MKPLKRQYPFIALGFMIASSSVLADVTLSQSGDKITMSNDQLSITINTTGANVTDIHPAGGINLVENLSALHADPANVKTFYLDYHTGVSGGGKSFVPTDYQVVSQSNSQVHIMFTGADDAYLELEYHFILRDGMSGIYSYVVAKNPHDTTQRVAELRTVYRFDARVMDTVFNGKHSATPLLYAQLDELTKIQDETWQLNDGTYYSKYDLANYTREAPFWGVYGGGYGAWMIPASHDYYPGDPQMQELIVHQDGIALNYLTGAHLGSPDMQAPSGWEKLYGPWLVYINQGTVSQMRKDAARQTQRERQQWPYRWMNDDRYPLERSSLSGSIKSKYPVELVLTSATGEDFDTETLGYSYSVKPDKKGRFTLKHIRPGDYQLTAYPISGPQTGAVIKKALTISGKHQTIKLVAARWKRHVLWQIGQSNRRADEFALAHEDRNYRWKEQVPENLTYTIGKSRAHRDWYYAQTQVGGSWNVDFKLRHARSARLDVAFAAASNSGMTDPTTPTVDVLVNGKSVTTLAYENDKAIYRSALQSGRYHRASITIPANLLKRGKNQISFKLEGGAVMYDTIVLSQGR
- a CDS encoding AEC family transporter, whose translation is MFAAFISAILPVMVIALVGAFLSKRTAYLDDPNLPKLVLNVGMPTLLLHSMLGTHIDFLGMGKLVLASVLALAAMVLVTLIVLKIMKLDRRYYLPILVNPNTGNLGIPIAYALLGSDGLAGAVIISSIIEISHFTLGIGMMSGTFNPRRLLANPPVIALIIGAIILGLGIPVPEFVVRIFDMLGSITVPIMLLMLGRSLAHMKVHEAHWGRLSLLALYRPALGFAMAFGAATLLGLSPLHMSNLLIACSMPVAVLNYIFATRFNGPVNEVAGLTFLTLPTAFIALIFIKMFFIGS